A part of Oncorhynchus gorbuscha isolate QuinsamMale2020 ecotype Even-year linkage group LG09, OgorEven_v1.0, whole genome shotgun sequence genomic DNA contains:
- the LOC124044154 gene encoding GA-binding protein alpha chain-like isoform X2: MSKSETEEMIEIEIDGQEKQECLEEGVEEQTITSADLIQQDIDINEPIGNLKKLLEPRIQMSLDGYEICLQDIQLHPDHSLFDQGVKTDGTVQLSLQIITKPGEEKLNILEIVKPVETVEVVIDPDAAGEEGTLMEEGQLIAVEHSSLSDDTSEQVTRWAAALEGYRKEQVRLGIPYDPEQWTADQVIHWAVWVMKEFSIDEMEVGGIHIPGHDLCSFTQEEFLQRVPSGEILWSHLELLRKYVLASQDQEATVTIDQLQIIPAAVQTTPTTIKVLKQNRGPRTPRISGGEERSSPGNRTGNNGQIQLWQFLLELLTDKDARDCISWVGEEGEFKLNQPELVAQKWGQRKNKPTMNYEKLSRALRYYYDGDMISKVQGKRFVYKFVCDLRTLIGYSAAELNNLVTECEQKKLARIQLHGIGQPITTVTLATSAQDS; encoded by the exons ATGTCTAAAAGTGAGacagaggagatgatagagattGAGATCGAcggacaggagaaacaggagtgCCTGGAGGAGGG GGTTGAGGAGCAGACCATTACATCAGCCGATCTGATCCAACAGGACATCGACATCAATGAGCCAATCGGTAACCTGAAGAAGCTCCTGGAGCCCCGTATCCAGATGTCATTGGATGGATATGAAATCTGTCTACAGGACATCCAG ctgCATCCAGACCACAGCCTCTTTGATCAAGGAGTGAAGACAGACGGCACAGTGCAACTCAGTCTACAGATCATCACAAAGCCAG GCGAGGAGAAGCTGAACATCCTGGAGATCGTGAAGCCGGTGGAGACTGTGGAGGTGGTGATCGACCCGGACGCGGCAGGGGAGGAGGGCACCCTGATGGAGGAGGGCCAGCTGATTGCTGTGGAGCACTCCTCCCTGTCAGATGACACCTCGGAGCAGGTGACACGCTGGGCCGCCGCCCTGGAGGGCTACCGCAAGGAACAGGTCCGCCTGGGGATACCCTACG aCCCAGAACAGTGGACGGCGGACCAGGTGATCCACTGGGCCGTGTGGGTGATGAAGGAGTTCAGCATTGAcgagatggaggtgggagggaTTCACATCCCGGGTCATGACCTCTGCTCCTTCACCCAGGAAGAGTTCCTGCAGAGGGTCCCCAGTGGAGAGATCCTTTGGAGCCACTTAGAGCTGCTCCGCAAGT ATGTGTTAGCCAGTCAGGACCAGGAGGCCACAGTCACCATTGACCAAC TCCAGATCATCCCAGCTGCCGTGCAGACCACACCCACCACTATCAAGGTACTGAAGCAGAACCGCGGCCCCAGAACACCCCGCATCTCAGGAGGAGAGGAGCGCAGCTCACCTGGAAACCGTACAG GTAACAACGGTCAGATCCAGCTGTGGCAGTTCCTGTTGGAGCTGTTGACGGATAAGGATGCTAGAGACTGTATCTCctgggtgggagaggagggagagttcaAACTCAACCAGCCTGAACTGGTGGCACAGAAATGGGGCCAACGCAAGAACAAGCCCACCATGAACTATGAGAAACTCAGCCGAGCGCTCAG GTATTACTACGACGGGGACATGATCAGCAAGGTGCAGGGCAAGCGCTTCGTCTACAAGTTTGTGTGCGACCTGAGGACTTTGATTGGCTACAGCGCTGCTGAGCTCAACAACCTGGTGACTGAGTGTGAGCAGAAGAAGCTGGCCCGCATTCAGCTGCACGGGATTGGCCAGCCCATCACCACGGTGACACTGGCCACCTCAGCACAGGACAGCTGA
- the LOC124044154 gene encoding GA-binding protein alpha chain-like isoform X1 → MSKSETEEMIEIEIDGQEKQECLEEGVEEQTITSADLIQQDIDINEPIGNLKKLLEPRIQMSLDGYEICLQDIQLHPDHSLFDQGVKTDGTVQLSLQIITKPGEEKLNILEIVKPVETVEVVIDPDAAGEEGTLMEEGQLIAVEHSSLSDDTSEQVTRWAAALEGYRKEQVRLGIPYDPEQWTADQVIHWAVWVMKEFSIDEMEVGGIHIPGHDLCSFTQEEFLQRVPSGEILWSHLELLRKYVLASQDQEATVTIDQQVQIIPAAVQTTPTTIKVLKQNRGPRTPRISGGEERSSPGNRTGNNGQIQLWQFLLELLTDKDARDCISWVGEEGEFKLNQPELVAQKWGQRKNKPTMNYEKLSRALRYYYDGDMISKVQGKRFVYKFVCDLRTLIGYSAAELNNLVTECEQKKLARIQLHGIGQPITTVTLATSAQDS, encoded by the exons ATGTCTAAAAGTGAGacagaggagatgatagagattGAGATCGAcggacaggagaaacaggagtgCCTGGAGGAGGG GGTTGAGGAGCAGACCATTACATCAGCCGATCTGATCCAACAGGACATCGACATCAATGAGCCAATCGGTAACCTGAAGAAGCTCCTGGAGCCCCGTATCCAGATGTCATTGGATGGATATGAAATCTGTCTACAGGACATCCAG ctgCATCCAGACCACAGCCTCTTTGATCAAGGAGTGAAGACAGACGGCACAGTGCAACTCAGTCTACAGATCATCACAAAGCCAG GCGAGGAGAAGCTGAACATCCTGGAGATCGTGAAGCCGGTGGAGACTGTGGAGGTGGTGATCGACCCGGACGCGGCAGGGGAGGAGGGCACCCTGATGGAGGAGGGCCAGCTGATTGCTGTGGAGCACTCCTCCCTGTCAGATGACACCTCGGAGCAGGTGACACGCTGGGCCGCCGCCCTGGAGGGCTACCGCAAGGAACAGGTCCGCCTGGGGATACCCTACG aCCCAGAACAGTGGACGGCGGACCAGGTGATCCACTGGGCCGTGTGGGTGATGAAGGAGTTCAGCATTGAcgagatggaggtgggagggaTTCACATCCCGGGTCATGACCTCTGCTCCTTCACCCAGGAAGAGTTCCTGCAGAGGGTCCCCAGTGGAGAGATCCTTTGGAGCCACTTAGAGCTGCTCCGCAAGT ATGTGTTAGCCAGTCAGGACCAGGAGGCCACAGTCACCATTGACCAAC AAGTCCAGATCATCCCAGCTGCCGTGCAGACCACACCCACCACTATCAAGGTACTGAAGCAGAACCGCGGCCCCAGAACACCCCGCATCTCAGGAGGAGAGGAGCGCAGCTCACCTGGAAACCGTACAG GTAACAACGGTCAGATCCAGCTGTGGCAGTTCCTGTTGGAGCTGTTGACGGATAAGGATGCTAGAGACTGTATCTCctgggtgggagaggagggagagttcaAACTCAACCAGCCTGAACTGGTGGCACAGAAATGGGGCCAACGCAAGAACAAGCCCACCATGAACTATGAGAAACTCAGCCGAGCGCTCAG GTATTACTACGACGGGGACATGATCAGCAAGGTGCAGGGCAAGCGCTTCGTCTACAAGTTTGTGTGCGACCTGAGGACTTTGATTGGCTACAGCGCTGCTGAGCTCAACAACCTGGTGACTGAGTGTGAGCAGAAGAAGCTGGCCCGCATTCAGCTGCACGGGATTGGCCAGCCCATCACCACGGTGACACTGGCCACCTCAGCACAGGACAGCTGA